From the Drosophila simulans strain w501 chromosome 2L, Prin_Dsim_3.1, whole genome shotgun sequence genome, the window AATGAACaacgggtatctaatagtcgagGCACTTGACCACAGCGTTCTCCCTAGTTGAAATTTGAATCAGCGCTCTACTGGGTTCACTCCGTCCGTCTGTTTATCCTGGCCGTTGCACGTCACCTGGAAATGTTTGCGTTTGCCAGCTGGACGTATTGGAACTCAACCGTCACATTACAGGTCCTGTCCTCGCGTCCTTCGAGACTCCTGGATTCGGAAACATTAGTGGCAAGGAATATATGGGCACGCGTGTTTCGGCGGTGCTTTATCAATAGGCAGTTGCCGGTTTTGATTAATGTGCTTTCACCATTCCCTAATGTTCCCCAATGAAGTTCGGCCCATGGAGCATTGGAACAGTTAATTTGTGTAATATTTCCGATTCTTATTGGGATAATTTGTGTAATTGCGGGCGCgtttgtcaaattcaattCCAATTGGGGTTCGGTGGAGTTAGTATTCCCAATTCACTGAAAAAACAACGGCAATCAATAGGCAAGTGCTTTCTAGTTCAAGAGGGAACGATTTCTGGTAAATTTCTTTTATATGGCAAATTAGGTTGATCTTAATGGGTGCGACTAATTTGTTACTATTAACATTTGTATATCTCGAGGTGTAAAGGGCACATTGGTTTACTTTAAATAAGAATATTATGAACCTATTTCATGCGCAAATGAGACTTTGTTTGTTGTACACGTTTCCCGCCCACATATCGTGTTTGAACCCATTTGTGAGCGAGCAGTGGCCCATCGACTATAAAGCACCGAATaacaaagaaacaaataaGCTGCTAAAAATATAATCCCAATATAAGCCCATCGCGTTTATCAACCTACCCAAAAAAGGGAGCTAGATAGCCTTcacaacaatttaaataccAATTTGCCTAATTAAGGCACCTCCAGACCGCGCCTCCGCCCATgacaactcaactcaacttaGCTTCTGGTGGTCCCCGCAGACCGGGAGTAAGTCCAAAATATTGCGTGACCAGTCGTTTGGGAGCTAAAAGGGGTGGGAGTCGGTGCAGCTGGAGGTAATGACATCAACGGACGCCGCAACATGCTGGGATCCCTGACCAGAGGTCATCGGTTGGAGCTACGCGACGGTGGTCCCTTAGTTGCGCTGCAGCCAAGGCTGGttgttttcaaaaacattttaatgatttaaatatatagatatatatatttgatgcCCACGTGGCTGGCCTCGCAATCATCAATTATGTAGGGGCGACCAATTGATCCAGATGCCATTATTCACAGGCAATCAAATCCGGTGGCCTGACATTGAATTCAGCCATTGCATTGAATTCAATCAGTCAGGAACGGTCATCAAGGCCTCCCAGTTGTTTTCTCCGCTCGACTCCTGTTCTAAACTCCTCCATCCGCAGACGATGACGGCCAAGAGCGATATGGATATTCTGGCGAACTCCATGTACGAGGACGACCCCAATGGCAACCTAGCGCCCGCCACCACCAAGGATCAGGAATCAGTCGAGCCGGAGGAGCTGAAGGTCACGCCCGCTGGCACCAAAGCAACTTCCCCCAACTCGGCGACCTTAGTTTCGACTTCTCCGCGATGGGGTCCCCAGAATAAGGGCGCCCAGGAACTAGCCTTGTTGTACAGTCCAGGTGAGCAGTTCCCACGTATTATAAGCTGTTATGAGAAAGTTACCAGAAGGTGAACTAGAAAGTTTTGGTCCgataattaaaaaagaagcagGCTGCTTTAAGGTAATGTccgattatatatatataaaatactttCCCTAAATGTCCTAAACAACATATACTTAAAGGATTCAGTCTTTTAGCCATATATTTAATACAGTCGTCTGTAGATTATTTCCTTAGCTTGTTTAAGAGAGCGCACTTGTATGTTATAACTTGTATATCTCACTTCCTTTGCCTAAGTAGTGGGTATATGATAGCGAGGCAATCATATTGGCTTCTGTAAAAAGTATATAACAGGAACCGACCGTCCGTCTGTACGTTTAGAGTGCAATCTCTGAAATATCAGCTTCTCCATGTCGCTTTCACTTGCTTTACCTCAGCAATGGGTATATGATAGTCAAGACACTATATACATAAagaattatttgattttttatttaaaattgtatttaaacaGGAAAACGTGCTCAGGAAATCATTTGCGTCTACACCTGCATTGGCCTTATGATCATTAACCTAGCCCTGATTGTTAGACACTTGCGATTGGAGCGGATTAGTGTCGCCTTTCTGTCCGCCCTGTGCGGCATTATAACGGCCGACTTTGCTTCCGGCTTGGTTCACTGGGCGGCAGACACCTGGGGATCGGTGGACATACCCATGATTGGAAAGGTAAGCCAAATGTACATCGGGGATCTAATGTGATAAATGATACGAGACATATATTTCCAACTCTTCTAGAACTTCCTGCGACCCTTTCGCGAGCATCATCTGGATCCCACATCCATAACGCGACACGATTTCATTGAGACAAATGGCGACAACTTTATGGTTGGCATACCAATTCTCGGCTACTTGGCCCACTACTTCTACATCAGGACGCCCAGCGAGATACAGCAGCACTTCGGCTGGATAGCCTATGTGTTCCTCTGCTCCATATTCGTGGCCATGACCAATCAGGTATATCGAAGTGTTTTCTCACTGCTGCTAGAACTTAAAACGTATTCTAATACCCGAAAGATACACAAGTGGTCGCATACCTATTGGGGATTGCCGAGGTGGGTCCTGTTACTCCAGAGCTGTCACATCATCCTGCCACGCAAGCATCATCGCATCCATCACGTGGCGCCCCATGAGACCTACTTTTGCATCACCACCGGATGGCTTAACTGGCCACTGGAACGCATCAGGTACGGCCCTCTATCAAATTGCCTCTGGTGGTTATAATAGCTATGCATTCGATTAGATTCTGGTCAACATTCGAGCTCATCATCGAGCATTTTACGGGCCTCAAGCCCCGCGATGACGACCTGAAGTGGGCCAAGAAACTCACATAGTTTCGCTGCCCAGCGATTGTATATAGGTAACTTGGACCAAAGCAGCCTTTAATTGCTGAATGTCACCTTCAAATGTTTTCATACAATCGGAATGTCTTACAGAATGAAGTAGCTTTAAATGAGACAAgattacatacatacttataaGGTTAATGGCATAGTTATCAGTTGCATGTTTGTTAAAAATAGTTGATTGCCTTAGTTTAAGTTCGTGTTTTTTAAATACCATATTACTATTGTACACctgcacacactcgcacaacCGAGCGCATAAACTAATTGATCTCGCCACAGATGGATCGTACTACGAGTGAGCCTTAAGTATacctaaataataaattgaacatTTTACTAACTATTGAGCACACGCTTTCCTGATCAATTTTTAAAGATttacacaaaataatattactcGATATAACATATGTAAGCTAGGCGAGCAACTGATTTTCCGAAACAAAAAGACATTTTAGTACCGTCTACAAACGGTGGTTATCAATGGCTATAAAgtgaataaatttatttacaacataTACATTCAAAAGATAATTAAATTAGGCGCTGTATGCAATCAAATACGTGACTTAACCTTTGCCTTAAAACGTTTTTATAGCATAAACTCT encodes:
- the LOC6732902 gene encoding plasmanylethanolamine desaturase; the encoded protein is MTAKSDMDILANSMYEDDPNGNLAPATTKDQESVEPEELKVTPAGTKATSPNSATLVSTSPRWGPQNKGAQELALLYSPGKRAQEIICVYTCIGLMIINLALIVRHLRLERISVAFLSALCGIITADFASGLVHWAADTWGSVDIPMIGKNFLRPFREHHLDPTSITRHDFIETNGDNFMVGIPILGYLAHYFYIRTPSEIQQHFGWIAYVFLCSIFVAMTNQIHKWSHTYWGLPRWVLLLQSCHIILPRKHHRIHHVAPHETYFCITTGWLNWPLERIRFWSTFELIIEHFTGLKPRDDDLKWAKKLT